The Chloroflexota bacterium genomic sequence ACTGAACGCGAATTGGCCAATAGCGCTGCTGGTTGGTCACGCAATCTCTATTATGGTGCTGCTGGCTCAGCCGTGGCTGGCATCATCTTCACGATTTGGGGTTTGTTGTAATAATCCTATTTTAAGCTTCCATACATCCGTAAAATTGGATCGATTGCGCTGAGGTGGCTCAAGGCCCAAGCCAAACTGCTAGCCTGAACTGCCTCAGCCAACCAACGACTGCCTCGTGGCCAACGCCACGCCTGCCCGCGCAACCACTCCAACCAATAGGCTCCAAGTACCAACAACAATGGCACAATCGGCAGATAAAAACGATCTTTGTTCCATGTTAGGGCAATAATTGGAATATAGCTTAAACTCAGCCATGCTAATAAGCTCAAACGTGGGTCAGCCCGTTTCAACACCGCTAAGCCCAATCCCAAAAGCATCAATAAGCCAAATGGCCAAATAAAGATTGTATGCAAGGTAAAGCTGAAAAATTGGCTTAAATTAGCTTGCCAATGACGAAATAGGCCATACGGGTCAAACGCCACAATATCGTATAGGCCTGTATCGCTGGGCGCGGTGGCAATCGCTTCGGGGCTATCGGCAGCTACCACCGCATCAACCCGATTGTAGGCAGCTTGCCAGATATTCTCATATTGTTGTGAGAAGAATGGCCGCCCGGTATCGCGAATATCAAGCACCCACTGCGGCGCAGAGCCAAGCAAAAATCCAGCCAAAAGCAAACTTGGGGCAAACCAACGGGCCAACCATTGCGGCCAACGCGGCGGGGTAGGCAGGCGTTGCAACCATAACCATGGCAAAATCAGCACCACAATCACTATCGATTGAAACCGGAATAAATAGGCCAACCCCAAGCACAACCCAGCCAGCGCCACGCGACGACGGGTCAGTTCTGGTTGCCAAACTAGGATCAATAACGCTGCTAAATAGGCTGGCAATTGGACACTATCGCTGCTAGCAACTACGCCAAAAGCCAACAATAACGGGGTTGCTAAGGCCAAAATCAAGGCGACAATTGCCCCGCGCAAGGCCAAGATCCGATAAGCCAATAAGCCCGTGAGCAGCAAGCTCAAGAGCATGCTGATAAATCCTGCGGTTTGGCCAATTGCTAGTTGATCGCCATTCCACAACAAACCAAGCCATAAAATCAGTGGAAATCCCAACGGATAAAAGGGATGCGCCCGAAATACCGATTCGGCGGAACTGCCATGGTTGGCATGCCAGCCAAAATCTGGCCCCTCAACCGCCCACCACTGGCGCGAAAGCAACATCACAATCGCCGCGATGCCAATTAACCCAAGTAATGGCAGTGCTTGCCACCACGCCTGCCATGGCCAGCGCAACAGTGCTAAGCCAAACAAGGGCAAAATCAACAAGCTTGGGGCAAAGCGCAACGGCCACCACACACTGTGCTCGCTGGCCAGCCACGTTAAGCCACCGAGCATTAAACTTAAACCAATGGCAATTGCCGCCAACCATAGCCAATTACGCCGTTGTTGTGGCCTGATTAATGCCGCTAAACTCAGTACCAATGCTGTAATCCAGGCAAATGGCAACAATGAAATGCCGCCAGTAGGTGACCAACCGAGGCTTTGCAAAACGACGCCTAATTGGCGCTGATCGCTGCCTTCAAGCACTTGCAGCTCACTATTGAGTGTGAGCTGCTGATCGCTAGCCCAACGTAGCCAATTCAGCGAAGCCTTTGGTTGCCAGAAAATATGATAGGAGCGTGGCGCATTGCTAATCGGCAGATCAAGCATGCGATGCTCAGCCTCATTCAATTGCACAATTGTGGTTGTTAGTGGGGAAACCAAACCCAAGCTCAGCAGATAGCTGGTATGAGTTGCTGGTGAGCCAATAATTCCATGGCCATTCGTCCAACGGTAGGCTCCCAATGCTGAATGTTCTTTGGTCTGAAAGCCCTCGACCAGCCATGGTGAATCGTATTTGCCACCAATTGTGACTTGGGCCGGGCTTCGTTGGAGTATCCAGATTAAGATTATAGCTAAACAAAGGCCTAAAATAGCCAGAAAACTGCTTATTTGAATAATTCTACGCTGCACAATCAATCCAATCTTCGTTGAACAAATCACATCCGTGCCTATCCTAGCACATAGCTTGCCCAACGAGGCTTGGATTGGTCAGTTTTGGATTAATTGCTAATTAAGATTCAGCCATTGCTAATCCATTGGCTGCGCAAACGTTGGATAATTTGGCTTTCATAGCCAAGTAACTCATTGGTAATTGCAGTCATGGTGTTCGTTTCAGGCTGAATTGTGGCCTGTTGGGGAGCAATCGTGCTCAGAAACTCGATTCGCTGGGCGGTTGGCGGATGCGAAGCATCAAGCAATGAGCCTTCTAAACGAGCTACCCGCCGCAAGCGTTCGCGCTCATGGTCTGGAATAGTTGCAACATGCTCGGCCATCTGCTGCAAAATATGTGGTTTGGCGGGGCTAAGTACGGCCCGCTGAATCGCCAAATGACATGAATCGTCAAGGTGAATCCGATCCAGCAAATCGATTGCGGCGGCACTGCCAGCCAACTCGGCTGATTTGTAATCGGCCAAATATTCAGCTCGTTGGCTTTCGCGGCCAGCTAACAGGATCATGAGCTTCATCCAACCCAGCAATACCCAACAAACGCCCCGCAGCAATAAATTAAATGGCAACAACAAAAAGCCTTTCAATCCTAGCTCAGGCTGTACCAGCTCAACTGGATAGATCGTTGCAATCCATGTCGCTAATGCGTTAATTGCCGAATGAATTAAGAACGAACGATTGATATCATTGTTGATACTATGCCCAATTTCATGGGCAATCAGGGCGATTCGTTCTTGATTACTCAAGGCCAGCCATAAGGGCAGCCCAAGGCCCAGTGTTGGAGTTCGATGCCAACCTAAACGGCTGAACGAGGCATTAAACCGTTCATCAACCACCACGACTTCAATTGGTTTTGCGCCAAGCTGAGTGATCATTTGGTTGAGCAAGTTAAACAAGGTTGGCGCTTCTTTGGGCGTTAGAATTAATCCATCTTTGGGAAATGTAGCCAATGTTGGCCGCAAAAGCCAAACCATGCCCAACAACACTACGCCAAAAACCACAGCAAAAGCATTCGGCCAGCCGTCGATAATTAAGAGCAAGGCTAAAACGAACAAAAGCAGGGTAAACCCATGAATCAGTCCAGCCATCAACCCGACAATGACTTTACCCAGCGTCCAACGTGGTTTAAGATCATTCAGCGATTGCATCTGACGTAACATCTGGTTGCCCAAACGCCGACTGACATTGGTATAGAGCTTGTCGAACATGCCATAGGTTTCAGGCAGCGAACGTGGCTTGATATTCCAGCCACATTCGCACCATGGCAAATACGCAGGGTTGAGCGCAAGCCGACGCTGGCATTGGGGGCATTGTTGTTGCATCGGTTCTCTCTTCAACTATTTTAGGAATTATGCCAGTTTAGGCTAGCTTGATGCGTGTTGCATCCTGCTTATGGCCGAGATTTAGGCTCGTTGATAGCTGGCAACTTGCTGGCGAAATGAATCGGGGATGAGTACAGAACGTTGAGTTTTATAATCAAACCAAATTAATTCGGTCGAGCCTTGAGTCACAATTTCGTTGCCCCGCTTGATCGTATAAATCATGGTAAAGCTTTTGTGCCCGATCCGCGAGACATCGACGCTGCCTTGGAGCTGATCGCCAAAAAATACTGGCTTGAGAAAGCGCACTGAAATTTCGCCCAAAATAAACGGTACTTCAGCCAAATGGGCTACGCCCAACAATTCGAGCGCAAAATGTAAGCGCAAGGTCTCGAAATAGGTCAAATAGACCGCATTATTGACATGCCCAAGCCCATCCAAGTCACGAAAACGGACTTCTAGTGGATACTGAAACGACATCGATGTCCTCCAACCATCCAAAGTACACACAGATATAGGCATATTGTAACAAATTTCTCAAAATTTTGATGTTGTTGATAACCTTGTCGCCAGCCAATCTTTGTGATATTCTGCACATAAGCCTGCAACGACGTTTGAGCAATTGCATGGGGCGCTTGATCTGGCAAGGTTGCAGCAACACAAGGGGGTTTTAGCATGAGCGATAATCCATTTCTTGACCGATTTCGTGAGCAAAGCCGCACTTCAGGCAAAATGAAGCCACCAA encodes the following:
- a CDS encoding acyl-CoA thioesterase → MPISVCTLDGWRTSMSFQYPLEVRFRDLDGLGHVNNAVYLTYFETLRLHFALELLGVAHLAEVPFILGEISVRFLKPVFFGDQLQGSVDVSRIGHKSFTMIYTIKRGNEIVTQGSTELIWFDYKTQRSVLIPDSFRQQVASYQRA
- a CDS encoding M48 family metallopeptidase, coding for MQQQCPQCQRRLALNPAYLPWCECGWNIKPRSLPETYGMFDKLYTNVSRRLGNQMLRQMQSLNDLKPRWTLGKVIVGLMAGLIHGFTLLLFVLALLLIIDGWPNAFAVVFGVVLLGMVWLLRPTLATFPKDGLILTPKEAPTLFNLLNQMITQLGAKPIEVVVVDERFNASFSRLGWHRTPTLGLGLPLWLALSNQERIALIAHEIGHSINNDINRSFLIHSAINALATWIATIYPVELVQPELGLKGFLLLPFNLLLRGVCWVLLGWMKLMILLAGRESQRAEYLADYKSAELAGSAAAIDLLDRIHLDDSCHLAIQRAVLSPAKPHILQQMAEHVATIPDHERERLRRVARLEGSLLDASHPPTAQRIEFLSTIAPQQATIQPETNTMTAITNELLGYESQIIQRLRSQWISNG